From the Mycoplasmatota bacterium genome, one window contains:
- a CDS encoding tetratricopeptide repeat protein: MNLQELLLNAQKAYKNKQLHLALNYYLEAEKIINHSQSLLIDIALIYDELGDYENAKRYYHKVLDYDVNNPIAYYGLATIFDNMKQFDEAIAYYKEAIRLDEHYYQAHFFLANLYDEQKETMLAIYHYQNVIEQNPTYFYAYLNLGSLYESLNQDELALSLFKKAETLNTENHLLYFNLGVVYRKLNQIELSEENYLKSIELSTKHAFTYLNLAILYKDDKNDLKEAVKVYSMGIRSHPKVAVLYYNRACSYALLEENKKAVDDLVQAISLDASLYDYMKKDEELTYLRKTSIYLQTFVNN, translated from the coding sequence ATGAATCTTCAAGAACTCCTTTTAAACGCTCAAAAAGCTTATAAAAATAAACAATTACATCTTGCTTTAAATTACTATTTAGAGGCGGAAAAGATTATTAATCATTCTCAAAGCTTACTAATTGATATCGCATTGATTTATGATGAACTAGGGGATTATGAAAATGCAAAGCGATATTATCATAAAGTGTTAGATTATGATGTAAATAATCCAATAGCTTATTATGGATTAGCAACCATATTTGATAATATGAAACAATTTGACGAAGCAATTGCTTATTATAAAGAAGCAATTCGACTTGATGAACATTATTACCAAGCACACTTCTTTCTAGCGAATCTTTATGATGAACAAAAAGAGACAATGCTAGCGATTTATCATTATCAAAATGTTATAGAACAAAATCCTACTTACTTTTATGCCTATTTAAATTTAGGTTCTTTATATGAAAGTTTAAATCAAGATGAATTAGCTCTATCCTTATTTAAAAAAGCAGAAACATTAAACACTGAAAATCATCTCCTATATTTCAATTTAGGGGTAGTTTATAGAAAACTTAATCAAATTGAATTAAGTGAAGAAAATTATTTAAAGTCAATCGAATTGTCTACTAAACATGCGTTTACTTATTTAAATTTAGCAATTCTATATAAAGACGATAAAAACGATTTAAAAGAAGCAGTTAAGGTCTATTCTATGGGAATACGTTCTCATCCAAAAGTAGCGGTATTGTATTATAATCGTGCATGTAGTTATGCTTTATTAGAAGAAAATAAAAAAGCGGTGGATGATTTAGTTCAAGCAATATCTTTGGATGCTTCCTTATATGATTATATGAAAAAAGATGAAGAATTAACTTATTTAAGAAAGACATCGATTTATCTTCAAACTTTTGTCAATAACTAA
- a CDS encoding LysM peptidoglycan-binding domain-containing protein: MSSLYKTKPGDTIHKIIEKYNSSFKEFEQLNDLKKFKLLKGQKVFIPTTNNSSIKLKELMIKNNETIDVFISKYKISYEEFKYFNNLLQLILEKNQGINIVYQVISPVANEFEDE; encoded by the coding sequence GTGAGTAGCTTATACAAAACAAAACCTGGTGATACTATTCACAAGATTATCGAAAAATACAATTCTTCATTTAAAGAATTTGAGCAACTAAATGATCTCAAAAAATTTAAGTTATTAAAAGGACAAAAGGTATTCATACCAACAACTAATAATAGTAGTATTAAACTCAAAGAACTAATGATAAAAAATAATGAAACCATTGATGTTTTTATTTCTAAGTATAAAATATCTTATGAAGAATTTAAATATTTTAATAATCTCTTACAGTTAATTCTTGAAAAAAATCAAGGGATTAACATTGTATATCAAGTTATATCACCAGTAGCGAATGAATTTGAAGATGAATAA
- a CDS encoding BCCT family transporter produces the protein MKKITNAVEKLHERNFKKYGLDMNIFVSVISAMLVFTFIFITVMFPESTANSFDIAKTWVTTKFNLWFIMVLNTTLILLIFLTFTRYGKIIIGYPGDKPQFSRFSWYAMLFSAGIGIGIFFYGIAEPIYHLNIPKGLQSGNYDPLKVMFLHWGFHPWAIYSLVAIGIGYFSFNKGLPVTIRSLFYPVIKEKIYGIWGDIIDTIAVLSVLFGLSTSLGLGARQINAGFNSVFNLPISSNVQIILIIIITFVATLSVVSGISKGIKLLSEINIRLSAVLLFIILIIGPTGFILKDYIFAFTTYILEFFKIGTYVAKDTQDIIWQSGWTIFYWAWWFSWSPFVGLFIARISRGRSIREIVLGVTIIPTIVITFVMTILGSSGLYLNEIKDGIMTEAINNDLATSLFVMINNLTTNNFLITLLSLVALFAIILFFVTSSDSGSLVVDNLTSGGKLNSPKTQRVFWACMEGFIAAAVLVLGGSKALNTLQSIIIITGLPFSIMIVTILISLVKQLREDYPVEQSLITTKLKFQNKNTD, from the coding sequence TTGAAAAAAATCACAAACGCAGTTGAAAAATTACACGAGAGAAATTTTAAAAAATATGGATTAGATATGAATATTTTTGTATCTGTTATATCCGCTATGTTAGTATTTACCTTTATTTTTATTACAGTGATGTTCCCTGAATCTACAGCTAATAGTTTTGATATTGCGAAAACGTGGGTTACTACCAAATTTAATCTATGGTTTATTATGGTGTTGAATACAACATTGATATTATTAATATTTCTTACATTTACAAGATATGGAAAAATCATCATAGGTTATCCAGGTGATAAACCTCAATTCAGTCGTTTTTCATGGTACGCAATGTTATTTAGTGCAGGGATTGGTATTGGTATATTCTTTTATGGTATTGCTGAGCCAATTTACCATTTAAATATTCCAAAGGGACTTCAATCAGGAAATTATGATCCTTTAAAAGTAATGTTTTTACATTGGGGATTCCATCCTTGGGCTATTTATTCACTAGTTGCAATTGGTATTGGTTACTTTAGTTTTAATAAAGGATTACCTGTAACGATAAGAAGTTTATTCTATCCAGTAATAAAAGAAAAAATATATGGTATTTGGGGAGATATTATTGATACCATTGCAGTATTAAGTGTCCTATTTGGACTATCTACTTCTCTAGGGCTTGGTGCAAGACAGATTAATGCTGGGTTTAATTCCGTTTTTAATCTTCCTATATCAAGTAATGTACAGATAATCTTAATTATTATAATTACATTTGTTGCAACATTATCTGTTGTTAGTGGTATTTCAAAGGGAATTAAGTTACTTAGTGAAATTAATATAAGATTAAGTGCAGTTTTATTGTTTATAATCTTAATAATTGGTCCAACAGGTTTTATTTTAAAAGATTATATTTTTGCATTTACGACATATATTTTAGAATTTTTCAAAATAGGAACTTATGTTGCAAAAGATACACAAGATATTATTTGGCAAAGTGGATGGACAATATTTTACTGGGCATGGTGGTTTAGTTGGAGTCCTTTTGTGGGATTATTTATCGCTAGAATTTCTAGAGGTCGATCTATTAGAGAAATTGTTTTAGGTGTAACTATTATTCCAACTATAGTAATTACATTCGTAATGACAATTCTTGGTTCATCTGGTTTATACTTAAATGAAATAAAAGATGGTATTATGACTGAAGCAATTAACAATGACTTAGCAACTAGTTTATTTGTTATGATTAATAATTTAACAACAAATAATTTTTTAATCACTTTATTAAGCTTAGTTGCATTATTTGCAATCATTCTATTCTTTGTTACTTCAAGTGATTCTGGTAGTTTAGTTGTTGATAACTTAACAAGTGGAGGTAAGCTGAATTCTCCAAAAACCCAACGAGTATTTTGGGCGTGTATGGAAGGATTTATTGCTGCAGCTGTTTTAGTTTTGGGTGGTAGTAAAGCACTTAACACATTACAATCAATCATTATTATAACTGGTTTACCTTTCTCAATAATGATAGTAACAATCTTAATATCATTAGTAAAACAACTAAGAGAAGATTACCCAGTAGAACAATCACTCATTACAACGAAACTGAAGTTTCAGAATAAAAATACAGATTAA
- a CDS encoding DUF2922 domain-containing protein: protein MTDKKLQLVFMAENNKTFTLNIDEPKEPIDELSIKQAMNTIITNDVINSKNGALVAIKGAYFVTRTVDEITLP, encoded by the coding sequence ATGACAGACAAAAAATTACAATTAGTTTTTATGGCTGAAAATAATAAAACATTCACACTCAACATTGATGAACCAAAAGAACCAATTGATGAACTAAGCATAAAACAAGCGATGAATACTATCATCACTAATGATGTGATTAATAGTAAAAATGGTGCTTTAGTCGCAATCAAAGGTGCTTATTTTGTAACAAGAACCGTTGATGAAATTACTTTACCATAA
- a CDS encoding DUF1659 domain-containing protein — protein sequence MMNKEFDGKTLILVLDNGVDGKGNPVYSRKSIKNIRETATEQQIYDVGNSLAPLFSQPISNICVDEDYVLAAI from the coding sequence ATGATGAATAAAGAGTTTGATGGCAAAACATTAATCTTAGTACTAGATAATGGTGTTGATGGAAAAGGAAATCCAGTCTACTCAAGAAAATCAATCAAAAATATTCGTGAGACTGCAACTGAACAACAAATATATGATGTTGGTAATAGTTTAGCTCCTTTATTTTCACAACCTATTTCTAACATTTGTGTTGATGAAGATTACGTTTTAGCTGCAATTTAA
- the trmFO gene encoding methylenetetrahydrofolate--tRNA-(uracil(54)-C(5))-methyltransferase (FADH(2)-oxidizing) TrmFO — protein MDTVVNIIGAGLAGSEACYQLAKRGIKVRLYEMRPKKKTEAHQTGFFAELVCSNSLRANSLENAVGVLKEEMRLLDSLIIRVADKTQIPAGGALAVDRESFPKMVTDILNEFPNVEVVSEEVEDIPSGLTIIASGPLTSPKLHHKIQEMLGSEYFYFYDAAAPIVDKESINFDKVYLKSRYDKGEAAYLNCPMTEDEFNRFYDALVSAEVVKPKSFEKEIFFEGCMPIEVMASRGRQTLLFGPMKPVGLEDPKTGQIPYAVVQLRQDNAASTMYNLVGFQTHLKFPEQKRVFGMIPGLEEAEFLRYGVMHRNSFINSPLFLKPTYQYKENEEIFFAGQMTGVEGYVESAASGMVAGINMARLLENEAFIEFPNETIIGSMSQYITNTNASNFQPMNANFGIVPPLNFKHKKKERKSLYGKRALEEIKRIKEKYQL, from the coding sequence ATGGACACAGTTGTAAATATCATTGGGGCAGGACTTGCTGGTAGTGAAGCCTGTTATCAGTTAGCTAAACGAGGTATAAAGGTACGTTTATATGAAATGAGACCTAAAAAGAAAACGGAGGCCCATCAAACAGGTTTTTTCGCAGAACTTGTATGTAGTAACTCCTTACGAGCAAATAGTTTAGAAAACGCTGTAGGCGTTTTAAAAGAAGAAATGCGTTTATTAGATTCTTTAATCATTCGAGTAGCAGATAAAACACAAATTCCTGCTGGGGGTGCATTAGCTGTTGATAGAGAATCATTTCCAAAAATGGTGACGGATATATTAAATGAATTCCCTAATGTTGAAGTTGTTTCAGAAGAAGTTGAAGACATTCCAAGTGGTTTAACGATTATCGCATCGGGTCCATTAACTAGTCCTAAACTGCATCATAAAATTCAAGAAATGTTAGGTAGTGAATACTTTTATTTTTACGATGCAGCAGCACCGATTGTTGATAAAGAATCCATTAATTTTGATAAAGTTTATTTGAAATCACGCTATGATAAAGGCGAAGCAGCTTACTTGAATTGTCCAATGACTGAGGATGAGTTCAATCGATTTTATGATGCTTTGGTGAGTGCTGAAGTTGTAAAACCAAAATCATTTGAAAAAGAAATCTTTTTTGAAGGCTGTATGCCAATTGAAGTCATGGCTTCAAGAGGAAGACAGACTCTGCTTTTTGGTCCTATGAAACCAGTCGGTTTAGAAGACCCTAAAACTGGTCAAATTCCTTATGCAGTTGTTCAATTACGTCAAGATAATGCAGCATCTACTATGTACAATTTAGTGGGGTTTCAGACACACTTAAAATTTCCTGAACAAAAAAGAGTATTTGGCATGATTCCAGGTTTAGAAGAAGCAGAATTTTTACGTTATGGTGTCATGCATCGAAATAGTTTTATTAATTCACCACTCTTTTTAAAACCGACTTATCAATATAAAGAAAATGAGGAGATTTTCTTTGCAGGGCAGATGACAGGTGTCGAAGGGTATGTGGAGAGTGCAGCATCTGGAATGGTTGCAGGTATTAATATGGCTCGGTTATTAGAAAATGAAGCATTTATTGAATTTCCAAATGAAACAATTATTGGTTCAATGAGCCAATACATTACAAATACGAACGCTTCAAATTTTCAACCTATGAATGCTAATTTTGGGATTGTTCCCCCATTGAACTTTAAACATAAGAAAAAAGAACGAAAATCATTATATGGGAAACGAGCCCTTGAGGAAATTAAGCGTATAAAAGAAAAATATCAATTATAA
- the xerC gene encoding tyrosine recombinase XerC: MEHYIVMFKNYLAHERNFSYHTITNYEIDLRDFYEFLEIDGIEKVSDMTYQLARKYLAFLHKRQLSKATLARKISSLRTFYKYLQSKKYVEDNPFLMLSLPKKEKKIPKFFYPKEIQELYNSIDLNDFLGERNLAIIELLYGSGLRVSELCNLELSHIHFDNKVILVKGKGNKERIVPMNDYCFEAVVNYINNSRKRLLMKSKSNTYVLFLNHRGTKLTVRGVRDILSRLISHTSKISSISPHMLRHTFATHLLNNGADIRSVQELLGHSQLSTTQIYTHVSKEQLRKVYMEAHPHAKE; this comes from the coding sequence ATGGAACACTATATTGTCATGTTTAAAAATTATTTAGCTCATGAAAGAAATTTTTCATATCATACCATAACAAACTATGAAATTGATTTACGTGATTTTTATGAATTTTTAGAAATAGATGGGATAGAAAAAGTTAGTGACATGACCTATCAGTTAGCGAGAAAGTATTTGGCATTTTTACATAAACGTCAATTATCGAAAGCAACATTAGCGAGAAAAATTTCTTCTCTTAGAACGTTTTATAAATATTTACAAAGCAAAAAATATGTTGAAGATAATCCGTTTTTGATGTTGTCTTTACCAAAAAAGGAAAAGAAAATACCCAAGTTTTTTTATCCCAAAGAAATTCAAGAACTTTATAACAGCATTGATCTAAATGATTTTTTAGGTGAACGAAATCTAGCAATCATCGAATTACTATATGGGTCAGGATTACGTGTTAGTGAATTATGTAATTTAGAATTATCACATATCCATTTTGACAACAAAGTGATATTAGTAAAGGGAAAAGGGAATAAAGAGCGGATAGTACCTATGAATGATTATTGCTTTGAAGCAGTTGTGAATTATATAAACAATAGTCGTAAGCGATTATTAATGAAATCTAAATCAAATACCTATGTATTATTTTTGAATCATCGAGGAACGAAACTTACCGTTCGAGGGGTACGAGATATTTTGAGTCGATTGATTAGTCATACTTCAAAAATTTCAAGTATTTCTCCGCATATGTTGCGTCATACATTTGCGACTCATTTACTCAATAATGGAGCTGATATAAGAAGTGTTCAAGAATTATTGGGTCATTCTCAAT